A window of Brettanomyces nanus chromosome 2, complete sequence contains these coding sequences:
- the AMD1 gene encoding AMP deaminase (BUSCO:EOG09340OGO): MSKSDTDSVANDLYQFHLPSTSGTKYPDTGVYSDDNSDGKDSVYIPEEDNLVEGEDSVGNVSNIAAMIRAGSAHFSYQEDADLRDREAREDAYDSISSPKASPSSSVNSRRTRRSSLAGGDFIPKSTVSKKSKNPKDPLSPSAAPPALTLPVASTTTINTSKETSTTSSGAKFQYNPLTHELRSVAKIAAAEASPPVDESPSKISPSIPRRLHFNVAGVFASDDGVIPEPPSPELIKIYKDLDWAMKTRAKYQQLSFQNDGDNPKNQDDWKIYPRPPPPFWRKGDQYALDRLLDEGDETADAFDLSKCEIPGLDTDHDFTINKEDVFQVIDKLTEEPVSYIPTIKDYYLDMERLINIASDGPTKSFAFRRLEFLEAKWNLYYLLNDHEETSESKRNPHRDFYNVRKVDTHVHHSASMNQKHLLRFIKHKMRECPDEKVIKRDGKVLSLFEVFESLHLTAYDLSIDTLDMHAHRDTFHRFDKFNLKYNPMGESRLREIFLKTDNYINGRYLAEITKEVFCDLEASKYQMAEYRISIYGRSIDEWDKLASWVIDNKLFSHNVRWLVQIPRLYDVYKKNGIVTNFQEIVINLFRPLFEVTRDPSSHPKLYVFLRRVIGFDSVDDESKTDRRFHKKFPFPRKWDSEYNPPYSYYIYYMYANIASLNVWRKLRGFNTFVLRPHCGEAGDPEHLISAYLTSEGISHGILLRKVPFVQYLFYLSQIGIAMSPLSNNALFLNYEKNPFPAYFRRGLQVSLSTDDPLQFSYTREPLIEEYSVAAQIWKLSNADMCELAKNSVFMSGFERQLKRHWLGSKFNVLGSDGNNVEKTNVPDIRLIYRAETLKTETDLVSYYSSLDYKE; this comes from the coding sequence ATGAGCAAATCTGATACCGATTCTGTTGCCAATGACTTGTATCAATTCCATCTTCCTAGTACTAGTGGCACTAAGTACCCTGACACTGGTGTCTACTCGGACGACAATTCCGATGGTAAAGATTCCGTTTACATCCCCGAAGAGGACAACCTAGTTGAAGGTGAGGATAGTGTTGGTAATGTCTCCAATATTGCCGCCATGATACGAGCCGGTAGTGCCCATTTCTCGTATCAGGAAGACGCTGATTTGAGAGATAGAGAGGCCCGTGAGGATGCTTACGATTCAATAAGTTCTCCTAAGGCTTCGCCGTCTTCTTCGGTGAATTCCCGTCGCACCAGAAGATCTTCGTTGGCTGGTGGCGACTTTATTCCCAAATCCACTGTCTCCAAGAAGTCTAAGAATCCTAAGGATCCACTGTCTCCTTCTGCTGCCCCTCCTGCCTTAACTCTTCCCGTTGCGTCCACTACAACAATCAACACTTCCAAGGAAACGTCGACTACTTCAAGTGGTGCCAAGTTTCAGTACAATCCGCTTACGCATGAGTTACGCAGTGTGGCTAAGATTGCAGCGGCTGAGGCATCACCTCCTGTTGATGAGTCACCTTCTAAGATTTCCCCCAGCATTCCAAGACGACTTCATTTCAACGTTGCTGGTGTCTTTGCCAGTGATGATGGTGTGATTCCTGaacctccttctcctgaGCTTATTAAGATTTATAAAGATCTGGATTGGGCCATGAAGACCAGAGCCAAGTACCAGCAGTTGTCCTTTCAAAATGACGGTGACAATCCGAAAAATCAAGACGATTGGAAGATTTACCCCAGACCTCCCCCACCTTTCTGGCGTAAGGGTGATCAGTATGCCCTAGACAGATTACTGGACGAAGGTGATGAGACCGCTGATGCCTTTGATCTCTCCAAGTGTGAAATTCCAGGCTTGGATACCGACCATGATTTTACCATCAATAAGGAGGACGTATTTCAGGTGATAGACAAACTCACAGAGGAGCCCGTTTCCTATATTCCTACCATCAAGGATTATTATTTGGATATGGAAAGGCTGATCAACATTGCGTCTGACGGACCTACCAAGTCCTTTGCTTTTAGACGGTTAGAATTCTTGGAAGCCAAATGGAACTTGTACTATCTTTTGAATGATCACGAGGAGACCTCTGAGTCCAAGAGAAATCCTCATAGAGACTTTTACAACGTTCGTAAAGTAGATACTCACGTTCATCACTCAGCAAGTATGAACCAGAagcatcttcttcggtTTATCAAGCATAAGATGCGTGAGTGTCCAGACGAAAAGGTGATTAAAAGAGACGGTAAAGTTCTGTCACTTTTCGAGGTGTTTGAATCTTTGCATTTGACTGCCTACGATTTGAGTATTGACACTTTGGACATGCACGCCCACAGAGATACGTTTCATCGGTTCGACAAGTTCAACTTGAAGTATAATCCTATGGGAGAGTCTCGTTTACGTGAGATTTTCCTTAAGACAGACAACTACATTAATGGAAGATACCTTGCAGAAATTACCAAAGAAGTGTTTTGTGACCTTGAGGCTTCCAAATATCAGATGGCTGAATACAGAATATCTATTTATGGTAGGTCAATCGATGAGTGGGACAAACTTGCCTCCTGGGTTATTGATAACAAGCTATTTTCGCATAATGTACGCTGGTTGGTCCAAATTCCAAGGTTGTACGATGTGtacaagaagaatggcATAGTGACCAACTTCCAAGAAATTGttatcaatcttttcagGCCACTCTTTGAGGTGACTCGGGATCCTTCCTCGCACCCTAAGTTGTATGTGTTTTTGCGGCGTGTCATTGGCTTCGATTCCGTCGATGATGAATCAAAGACCGATAGACGTTTCCACAAGAAGTTCCCATTCCCTCGGAAATGGGATTCGGAGTACAACCCTCCTTACTcttattatatttattaCATGTACGCCAACATCGCCTCTTTGAATGTTTGGAGAAAGCTTAGAGGCTTTAACACTTTCGTTCTAAGACCTCATTGCGGTGAAGCTGGTGACCCTGAGCATTTGATTTCTGCCTATCTCACCTCTGAAGGTATCTCCCATGGTATTCTGCTAAGAAAAGTACCATTTGTTCAATACCTATTTTATCTGAGCCAGATTGGAATTGCCATGTCGCCACTTTCCAATAATGCTCTTTTCCTAAACTATGAGAAAAATCCATTTCCGGCTTATTTTAGACGTGGATTGCAAGTTTCATTGTCTACTGACGATCCCTTGCAGTTCTCTTATACCCGTGAACCATTAATTGAGGAGTATTCAGTGGCTGCACAAATTTGGAAACTCTCCAATGCAGATATGTGTGAGTTGGCCAAGAACTCTGTGTTTATGAGTGGCTTTGAGAGGCAGCTTAAGCGTCACTGGCTTGGTTCGAAATTCAATGTTCTGGGATCAGACGGTAACAATGTTGAGAAGACCAATGTTCCCGATATTAGACTGATTTACAGGGCAGAGACGTTGAAGACTGAGACTGACCTTGTTTCTTATTACTCATCTCTGGATTATAAAGAATGA
- the DPS1 gene encoding aspartate--tRNA ligase dps1 — protein MSEELENKVKSLEIASTQQQPKMAVGPDGKPVIGADGKPLSKKAYKKLLKEQEKAQKKAEKAARLAKEQAERDAKEQTNDFATENYGELPLMQSRDDKVTGEQRYYLNELTTADDGKQIIFRARVHTSRQQSSNMLFFAFRQKNDIIQGLLRADKEHVSKPMVKWASGLHLESIVLVHGEVKKVQEAVKSATLQDIEIHISKIYLVEATPEKLPLLVEDASRSEAESAELGLPMVNLDTRLDYRVIDLRTVTNHSIFRLQHGICSLFREFLTNQKFTEIHTPKLIGSPSEGGANVFEVAYFKGKAYLAQSPQFYKQQCIAADFERVFEVGSVFRAENSNTHRHMTEFVGLDMEMAIEEHYHEAIQMLCNMFIFMFTELKKRYAKEIATVREQYPVEEFKIPEKMVIVKFKDAVKMLKDAGREMGDFDDLTTENEKFLGKIVRDKYDTDFYVLDKFPAAIRPFYTMPDPDDPRYSNSYDFFMRGEEILSGAQRIHEPKLLVKRMNDLGINPNQPGLEDYIQAFSYGCPPHAGGGIGLERVLMFFLDLKNIRRASLFPRDPKRLRP, from the coding sequence ATGAGTGAAGAGCTCGAAAACAAAGTGAAAAGCCTTGAGATTGCGTCTACTCAGCAACAGCCTAAGATGGCTGTAGGACCAGATGGCAAGCCTGTCATCGGAGCAGATGGTAAGCCATTGAGTAAGAAAGCATACAAAAAGCTACTCAAGGAGCAGGAGAAGGCCCAGAAAAAGGCAGAAAAGGCCGCAAGACTGGCCAAGGAACAGGCTGAGAGAGATGCAAAAGAGCAGACCAATGATTTTGCCACGGAGAACTATGGCGAATTACCTCTTATGCAGTCCAGAGACGATAAGGTCACTGGAGAGCAGCGTTATTACTTGAACGAGTTGACTACCGCTGATGACGGTAAGCAGATCATCTTTAGAGCCCGTGTCCATACATCCAGACAGCAGAGCTCTAACATGTTGTTCTTTGCTTTTCGTCAGAAGAATGATATCATACAAGGTTTACTTCGTGCAGATAAGGAGCACGTTTCTAAGCCTATGGTGAAATGGGCATCCGGTTTGCACTTGGAGTCGATCGTCTTGGTCCATGGAGAGGTTAAAAAAGTCCAAGAAGCTGTCAAGAGTGCCACTCTTCAGGATATCGAGATCCATATCTCTAAGATCTACTTGGTTGAAGCTACACCCGAGAAGCTTCCATtacttgttgaagatgctTCTCGTTCTGAAGCTGAATCGGCAGAGTTGGGCTTGCCAATGGTTAATTTGGACACTAGATTGGACTACCGTGTCATTGACTTGAGAACAGTGACTAATCACTCAATCTTCCGTCTTCAGCATGGTATTTGTTCATTGTTCCGTGAATTTTTAACCAATCAGAAGTTCACGGAAATACATACCCCTAAGCTGATAGGATCTCCTTCTGAAGGTGGTGCGAATGTTTTTGAGGTGGCGTATTTCAAGGGCAAGGCTTATTTGGCTCAATCTCCTCAATTCTACAAGCAGCAGTGTATCGCTGCTGACTTTGAACGTGTGTTTGAAGTCGGTTCCGTTTTCAGAGCTGAGAATTCTAACACGCATCGTCATATGACTGAGTTTGTTGGTTTGGATATGGAGATGGCCATTGAAGAGCACTATCATGAGGCTATCCAAATGCTCTGTAACATGTTCATCTTTATGTTCACcgagttgaagaagcgtTATGCGAAGGAGATTGCCACCGTGAGAGAACAGTATCCTGTTGAGGAGTTCAAAATCCCTGAGAAGATGGTCATTGTTAAATTCAAAGACGCCGTTAAGATGTTGAAAGATGCTGGTCGTGAGATGGGTGATTTCGATGACTTGACCACCGAAAATGAGAAGTTCTTGGGTAAAATTGTCAGAGATAAATACGACACTGACTTCTACGTGTTGGACAAGTTCCCTGCTGCTATCAGACCGTTCTACACTATGCCAGATCCAGATGACCCTAGGTATTCGAACTCTTATGATTTCTTTATGAGAGGTGAAGAGATTCTTTCCGGTGCTCAGCGTATTCATGAGCCTAAGTTGCTTGTCAAGAGAATGAATGACTTGGGCATCAATCCAAATCAACCCGGCTTGGAGGACTATATTCAGGCCTTCTCCTACGGATGTCCTCCACATGCTGGTGGTGGTATTGGATTGGAGAGAGTTCTTATGTTCTTTttggacttgaagaacattAGAAGAGCCTCTCTATTCCCAAGGGATCCTAAGAGATTAAGACCATAG
- the RLI1 gene encoding Fe-S cluster-binding ribosome biosynthesis protein (BUSCO:EOG09340VPX), with amino-acid sequence MSDKNTRIAVVSTDKCKPKKCRQECKKSCPVVKTGRLCIEVEPKSKIAFISENLCIGCGICVKKCPFGAINIINLPTNLESQVTHRYSANSFKLHRLPTPRPGQVLGLVGTNGIGKSTALKILSGKLKPNLGRYDDPPDWEEIIRYFRGSELQNYFTKLLEDNIRAIIKPQYVDSIPHAIRGDEKRVGVLLKNRMERKDSAKHMIKALQLQHVLKREVAQLSGGELQRFAIAMTCIQKAAVYMFDEPSSYLDVKQRLKAAQVIRSLLNADTFIIAVEHDLSVLDYLSDFICILYGVPSVYGVVTFPAGVREGINIFLDGHIPTENMRFRTESLQFRLADASDNTLIEKTADFVYPSMARTQGEFKLTVEAGDFSDSEIIVMMGENGTGKTTLCRLLAGKLEPDEGSKAPKLNVSMKPQKISPKFKGTVRQLFLKKIRASFLSPQFNTDVIKPLKIQDIVDENVMHLSGGELQRVAIILALGRPADIYLIDEPSAYLDSEQRIICSKVIRRFIIHSKKTAFIVEHDFIMATYMADRVMVFEGEPSMSATAHKAESLLTGCNRFLKNLNVTFRRDPTSFRPRINKLDSQMDKEQKLAGNYFFLENTEL; translated from the coding sequence ATGAGCGATAAAAATACCCGTATTGCCGTGGTTAGTACGGATAAGTGTAAGCCTAAAAAATGCCGGCAGGAGTGCAAGAAATCGTGTCCAGTGGTGAAGACAGGACGTCTTTGTATTGAAGTGGAGCCTAAATCGAAGATTGCGTTCATTTCTGAGAATTTGTGCATTGGTTGTGGTATCTGCGTGAAGAAATGCCCCTTTGGTGCCATtaacatcatcaatttgCCTACAAATTTGGAGTCACAAGTGACGCATCGATACTCTGCAAACTCGTTCAAGCTACACAGGTTACCAACGCCGAGACCAGGTCAAGTGTTGGGATTGGTTGGTACCAATGGTATCGGTAAAAGTACCGCATTGAAGATTCTTTCGGGTAAGTTGAAGCCAAATCTTGGAAGATACGACGATCCTCCTGATTGGGAGGAAATTATCAGATACTTCCGTGGTTCTGAATTACAGAATTACTTCACCAAGTTATTGGAGGACAACATTCGTGCCATCATTAAACCCCAATACGTTGATAGCATTCCTCATGCCATTCGTGGCGATGAGAAAAGAGTGGGAGTTCTGCTCAAGAAcagaatggaaagaaaggattcAGCCAAGCACATGATTAAAGCTTTACAATTACAGCATGTGTTGAAGCGTGAAGTGGCACAACTTTCTGGTGGTGAGTTACAGAGATTTGCCATTGCCATGACTTGTATCCAGAAGGCTGCTGTCTACATGTTTGACGAGCCTTCGTCGTATTTGGATGTGAAGCAACGTTTAAAGGCTGCACAGGTGATTCGTTCGCTCTTGAACGCCGACACCTTCATTATTGCTGTGGAACATGACTTGTCTGTATTGGACTATCTTTCGGACTTTATTTGTATCTTGTATGGTGTTCCTTCTGTCTACGGTGTTGTTACTTTTCCTGCCGGTGTGAGAGAGGGTATTAATATCTTCCTTGATGGTCATATTCCTACTGAGAATATGCGTTTCAGAACGGAGTCTTTACAATTCCGGTTGGCTGATGCTTCTGATAATACTCTTATTGAGAAAACTGCTGATTTTGTCTATCCATCGATGGCCAGGACTCAGGGTGAATTTAAGTTGACTGTGGAAGCGGGAGATTTCTCTGACTCTGAGATTATCGTGATGATGGGTGAAAATGGAACCGGTAAGACCACTCTTTGTCGATTATTGGCTGGAAAATTGGAGCCAGATGAAGGATCTAAGGCTCCTAAGCTGAATGTGTCGATGAAGCCACAGAAGATATCTCCTAAATTCAAGGGAACAGTTCGTCAATTGTTCCTAAAGAAGATTAGAGCCTCGTTCTTGTCTCCTCAGTTCAACACTGATGTTATAAAACctttgaagattcaggATATTGTGGATGAGAACGTGATGCATTTATCTGGTGGTGAATTACAACGTGTGGCCATCATTCTTGCTCTTGGTAGACCTGCAGATATctatttgattgatgagcCGAGTGCTTACTTGGACTCTGAACAGCGTATCATCTGTTCGAAGGTGATTCGTAGATTCATTATCCATTCCAAGAAGACGGCGTTCATTGTGGAGCACGATTTCATTATGGCTACCTACATGGCCGATAGAGTCATGGTGTTTGAAGGTGAGCCTTCTATGAGTGCTACAGCTCACAAGGCtgaatctcttcttactgGTTGCAATAGATTCCTTAAGAATTTGAATGTCACTTTCAGAAGAGATCCAACATCTTTTAGGCCAAGAATTAACAAGTTGGATTCTCAGATGGATAAGGAGCAGAAGTTGGCTGGAAACtacttctttttggagAATACTGAGTTGTAA
- a CDS encoding uncharacterized protein (EggNog:ENOG41), giving the protein MQFKNLIILSAAVSAETVQLSTMSSKEDVNGKGISSLHEGAGINYAFLSSGSDTLDYDESTKFLSVSYDTYSEYFTIDSGFVGVSVSPAPVEVTFDKDNNLLVDGSSEGFYGCKNTNDPYDNSESSYELMYYSGNSTAPDGCLPLTVVKVSGAGNKTDTGTKTTTSTGTETTSSTVSCTETKCQPQTTAYLTTFTGGAEKFGSAGILALGAGAFAALL; this is encoded by the coding sequence ATGCAATTCAAAAATTTGATCATTCTCTCTGCTGCCGTTTCCGCTGAGACCGTTCAGCTCTCCACCATGTCATCCAAGGAAGATGTCAACGGAAAAGGAATTAGTAGTCTTCATGAAGGTGCTGGCATTAACTATGCTTTCTTATCTTCAGGCTCCGACACCCTTGACTACGATGAATCCACAAAGTTTTTGAGTGTTTCCTACGACACTTATAGCGAGTATTTCACTATTGACAGCGGTTTCGTCGGCGTTTCTGTTTCCCCAGCCCCTGTTGAAGTCACCTTTGATAAAGACAACAACCTATTAGTTGATGGCTCCTCAGAAGGATTCTACGGCTGTAAGAATACTAATGATCCTTATGATAACTCTGAATCCTCTTATGAGTTGATGTACTACTCTGGCAATTCTACTGCTCCTGATGGATGTCTACCTTTGACTGTTGTTAAGGTTAGTGGAGCTGGAAACAAGACTGACACCGGTACAAAAACTACCACTTCCACCGGTACAGAAACCACTTCTTCCACCGTTTCCTGTACCGAGACTAAATGTCAGCCTCAAACTACTGCTTATTTAACTACCTTTACCGGGGGAGCTGAAAAGTTCGGTTCTGCAGGCATCCTTGCTCTTGGTGCAGGTGCTTTTGCTGCTCTTTTGtaa
- a CDS encoding uncharacterized protein (EggNog:ENOG41), which produces MSTIQQQHHSEQLHSISAKPLDRSCSEVPKSTNDYTYNHKRTHSHTNRVNIVSRSPQSPSPIPLAKSLSLSAIPDEPITIRTSKKWVLPPRPKPGRKPSLAKKEKKRHVKKKRSTTLMSSPTPVQSSLQNAIPGPSQGSSQGSSQGSSQYLEVDSSIIQNPIKQKILQINEENYYLKLEVIKMVTDLKNMREVSTDVKSGPIAIASASATRGTKRSHDDDINDFLVSLVDLSHTDRQKQEQLALPHTQNPQAVPADDPLLSSPIVSPLLLERVLSEDPVAAVATLPEEPRIDQFLNLDQDDIPFLLQASPTNLSEDDDLTSTLSTTPSTMLTSIKTNDTLDSLSGSTVVSTNSPRFKFKLLDIPEMDVTAKTAVRDKGFSIFNGPTSLIDDALFDKPTTMDVSNMVQMTLKNGITGNNGTEIASGKTSTTATRSTTRSTTGSTTRSTTGSTPSNTTNTTENDDYYEFDGLDDVEMEFENFINGNDLEMK; this is translated from the coding sequence ATGTCTACCATACAACAGCAACACCACTCCGAGCAGCTTCATAGTATCTCGGCCAAACCCCTGGACCGTTCTTGTTCCGAGGTTCCCAAGTCTACTAATGATTACACCTACAATCACAAACGAACCCATTCTCATACCAACCGTGTCAACATCGTGTCTCGTTCTCCTCAGTCTCCGTCACCGATCCCCCTTGCCAAATCACTGTCACTGTCGGCTATTCCGGACGAGCCGATCACTATCCGTACCAGTAAGAAGTGGGTACTTCCTCCTCGGCCCAAACCAGGTAGAAAGccttctttggccaagaaggagaaaaagaggcatgtgaagaagaagaggtcTACTACCTTAATGTCTTCGCCAACGCCTGTACAATCTTCTTTACAGAATGCCATTCCGGGCCCCTCACAGGGCTCCTCACAGGGCTCCTCACAGGGCTCCTCGCAGTACTTGGAGGTGGACTCTTCGATCATTCAGAACCCGATCAAACAAAAGATCCTCCAAATTAACGAGGAGAATTACTACCTCAAACTGGAAGTGATCAAAATGGTAActgatttgaagaacatGCGTGAAGTATCCACAGATGTCAAATCAGGGCCAATTGCCATTGCATCTGCCTCTGCCACTCGCGGTACGAAGCGTAgtcatgatgatgacatcAACGATTTTTTAGTATCTTTAGTCGATTTGAGTCACACCGATAGGCagaagcaggagcagcTAGCTCTTCCGCATACTCAGAACCCTCAAGCTGTGCCAGCCGATGACCCCTTACTATCCTCTCCCATTGTGTCACCGTTGCTGCTTGAACGGGTACTTAGTGAAGATCCCGTAGCTGCCGTGGCTACTCTTCCCGAAGAACCTCGCATTGACCAGTTTCTCAATTTGGACCAGGATGATATTCCATTTCTACTACAAGCTTCTCCTACCAACCTCAGCGAGGACGATGATCTCACTTCTACGCTCTCTACAACTCCTAGCACCATGTTAACGTCGATTAAGACCAATGATACACTAGATTCTCTCAGTGGAAGTACGGTAGTCTCCACTAACAGCCCCAGATTCAAATTCAAACTGCTAGATATTCCAGAAATGGATGTTACGGCAAAGACTGCTGTGCGTGATAAGGGCTTTTCGATATTCAATGGACCCACCTCCTTGATTGACGATGCGCTCTTTGACAAACCTACAACGATGGATGTCTCAAATATGGTGCAAATGACTCTCAAAAACGGCATTACTGGTAATAATGGTACAGAAATTGCCTCAGGGAAGACCTCCACCACAGCCACCAGGAGTACCACCAGAAGTACCACCGGGAGTACCACCAGGAGTACTACCGGGAGTACCCCGAGCAATACAACAAACACTACAGAAAATGACGATTATTACGAATTCGATGGacttgatgatgttgagaTGGAATTCGAAAATTTCATAAATGGCAACGACTTAGAGATGAAATGA
- a CDS encoding uncharacterized protein (EggNog:ENOG41): MTQDKSEGSESYVFQRTVSEVAPMLVDADGMYITYEDPKTKIRRTVIDAMTGAAVGSLGHKDKEVTTYMGDAAKNSFYSFGMYFSNYAAEELSKFMIDRSPKGHFASALWVGSGSEANENALKIAKQYHNERGDTKRYRFISRKNAYHGFTIGALSVGDGVRKEDFKQILLSDEQTPKVSACNPYRGITDTVNEEQYTQQLLKELEDCFIKNDPSTVCAVIFETVGGSSFGTVPPPKGYLDGARELCHKYGALFMLDEVMCGLGRSGHYHTYEKFMTSGNGPDLMTIGKTIGSGFVTLAGVLISPMVKNEIVSGSNAVSGAQTYHCHEFNCKIGLAVQKKILRDNLVEKAAKVGQYMFDSIKEQLKDSKIVGDIRGLPLFFSLEFCDPVTKKSFPPEWKVSYKVSDKALENGITTMGMQGTNGASKDDKGEVVGLGDHLSIAPAYIITMKEADIIIKDLVKAVKDTEAELPL, translated from the coding sequence ATGACCCAAGATAAAAGTGAAGGATCGGAATCGTACGTGTTCCAAAGAACAGTGTCAGAAGTGGCCCCAATGTTAGTGGATGCCGATGGTATGTACATTACATACGAAGATCCAAAGACCAAGATCCGCAGGACTGTAATTGATGCCATGACAGGTGCTGCAGTTGGTTCATTGGGTCACAAGGACAAGGAGGTCACCACATATATGGGAGATGCTGCCAAGAATTCCTTCTACTCTTTTGGTATGTACTTCTCCAACTATGCTGCGGAAGAACTTTCCAAATTCATGATTGACAGATCTCCAAAGGGCCACTTTGCATCCGCTTTGTGGGTTGGTTCCGGATCCGAGGCTAACGAAAATGCCCTCAAGATTGCTAAACAGTACCATAATGAACGAGGAGACACCAAGAGATACCGGTTTATCTCCAGAAAGAATGCATACCATGGTTTCACCATTGGCGCCTTGTCTGTTGGCGATGGCGTGCGTAAGGAGGACTTCAAGCAGATCTTGCTCAGCGACGAGCAGACTCCAAAAGTCTCTGCTTGCAACCCTTACAGGGGAATTACCGATACTGTTAACGAGGAGCAGTACACCCAACAACTTCTTAAAGAATTGGAGGATTGCTTCATTAAGAATGATCCTTCTACCGTTTGTGCTGTCATTTTCGAGACTGTTGGTGGCTCATCATTTGGTACTGTCCCCCCTCCAAAGGGTTATTTGGATGGTGCCAGAGAGCTATGCCATAAGTACGGTGCTTTGTTTATGTTAGACGAAGTCATGTGCGGGTTGGGAAGATCTGGTCATTACCATACTTACGAGAAGTTCATGACCAGTGGCAATGGTCCTGATCTGATGACAATTGGTAAGACTATTGGCTCTGGTTTCGTCACCTTGGCCGGTGTTTTGATCTCCCCGATGGTGAAGAACGAAATTGTTTCGGGCTCCAATGCGGTTTCTGGTGCCCAGACTTACCACTGTCATGAGTTCAACTGTAAGATTGGCTTGGctgttcaaaagaagattttgagagaCAATCTAGTTGAAAAGGCTGCCAAAGTGGGCCAGTATATGTTTGACTCTATCAAAGAACAATTGAAGGACTCGAAGATAGTCGGTGATATTAGAGGTCTTCCTCTATTCTTCTCCCTCGAGTTCTGTGACCCCGTCACCAAAAAATCGTTCCCTCCCGAATGGAAAGTCAGCTACAAGGTTTCTGACAAGGCTTTGGAAAATGGTATTACAACCATGGGAATGCAAGGTACCAATGGAGCTTCCAAGGACGATAAGggagaagttgttggaCTAGGAGACCACCTTTCCATTGCTCCAGCTTATATCATCACCATGAAGGAGGCAGACATAATTATTAAGGACCTAGTTAAGGCAGTCAAGGATACCGAAGCTGAGCTTCCATTATAA